The DNA region CATCTCGTCGGCGACGAACCGCTCGATGAGCGAGCGATCGCCTTCCGGGTCCATAGGCGCGTCGAGCCGGACGTCGCCCGTGTTGAGCGCGGCGAGCGACTGGACCACGTCCACCGACAGGCCGGTGAGCTGCGCCAGCTCGTTGGGCGTGGGCTCGCGGCGCATCTTCTGCCGGAGGATCTCCGACGCCTTGATGATGCGCGACAGGTCCGCCGTGCGGTTGAGCGGCACGCGCACCGTCCGTCCCTGGCGCGCCAGCGACGACAGGATGGCCTGCCGGATCCACCACACCGCGTACGAGATGAACTTGACGCCCTGGTCGGGATCGAACTTCCGGGCGGCCGTGAGCAGCCCGACGTTCCCTTCACCGATCAGGTCGATGAGCGGAAGGCCGCGATTCTGGTACTTCTTCGCCACGGAGATGACGAAGCGCAGGTTGCGCTTGACCAGCTCCTGGAGGGCGTCCTGATCCCCCGCGCGGATCAGGCGCGCGAGATCGAGCTCCTCCGTCCCCTTGAGAAGGGGATAAGTGCTCACTTCGTATAGATACTGGTCGAGGATGTCCCTGTCCGGCTCGGTGGTCCCGATCCCTGCCGGTGTGGTAGTCCTGCGCCGCCGCTTCACTTCCGCCATTTCGAATATTTCCTCGGATAGACTGCTCGGAGAGGGATTTCCCGCCCCGCGATTGAATCTGCGAAACCCGACGCTCGGCCGTAATACTCCCTCGCGCTGCCGCAACTACTGCACCTGATCAGCGCGCGAAGCAGGACCGCCTCATTTCGGGCATTACCAAACGGCTGCAAAATACCTGCCGGATGGAATCCCGCTAGACCCAATTCGTTGACTTCCTTACTACGTCTGAATATCCTTCAAGGTTCCCAAACGGACGTGTGTTAACGACTTACGGTGGGTGCCGCTGTCGGGGGGCGTAGCTCAGTTGGGAGAGCGCTTGAATGGCATTCAAGAGGTCAGGGGTTCGATTCCCCTCGCCTCCATTTTTTTGGGCAGCGGCCGCTGATATGTTACGAGTTCGTTGGTGCGACGCGGGAATAGCTCAGTTGGTAGAGCACAACCTTGCCAAGGTTGGGGTCGCGGGTTCGAGTCCCGTTTCCCGCTCTGAAGGGCGGTGGCTAGTGACTAGTGACTGGTGATTAGTAACTGCGGAAGGGGAAACGGCCGCCGCGGGCGGCCGTTTCTGTCGATGGATGTAGGGCGGTTAGCTCAGTTGGTTAGAGCGCCACGTTGACATCGTGGAGGTCACAAGTTCGAGTCTTGTACCGCCCATCGAGTGACTAGCCACTAGTCACTAGTCACTAGTCACGGTTTTTCTCAGCGCCCGTAGCTCAATTGGATAGAGCATCTGACTACGGATCAGAAGGTTAGGGGTTCGAGTCCCTTCGGGCGCGTTTGATTCCTCGTTTCCTGCTGCAGCCCGCGCGCATTCTCCCGGTCGTGCCTCTCACCGCGCTCGTCTGGCTTTTCCGGAAATGAGCGTGCGACCGATCGCCCGCTCGCTTGCTCTCGCCGTCAGCTGCCTCCTTCCGGGCGCGTGCGCTTCGGCGACCGCCGGACGCCCCGCGCAGCCCGCGGACGCGGTGGTTCGCTCCACCGTCTCGCTGCTGCCGGACTCGGCGATCGCGGCGATCCTGCGGCAACGAGTCGAATCCGGAAAAACGCCGGGCATCGTCGTCGGAGTTCTGGATGCAGCCGGCACGCGCTTCGTCAGCCACGGCACGGGATTGCCGGGAGCGACCGAGGTCGACAGCGCGACGTTGTTCGAGATCGGCTCGATCACGAAGACCTTCACCAGCGCCATCCTCGCCGACATGGTTGTGCGCGGTGAAGTCGCGCTGGACGACCCCGTCGCGAAGTACCTGCCCGCGGGCACACGCGTGCCCGCGAGCGGCGATCGCCAGATCACTCTGGTCGATCTCGCGACGCACTTCTCCGGACTCCCGCGCCTGCCGAGCAACCTCTCGCCGCGCGACATCGCCAACCCGTACGTCGATTACACGGCCGACAAGCTGTACGCGTTTCTCGCGGCGCACGAGCTCAGGCGGGCGCCCGGCGATCGCTTCGAGTATTCGAATCTCGGCGCGGGCCTGCTGGGCCACGCGCTTACGCTCCGCGCGGGAACGGACTACGAGACGCTGGTGCGGACCCGGGTGCTCGGCCCGCTCGGGATGACGGACACCAGGATCACGCTGACGCCGGCGGACAGCGCGCGGCTCGCCGCCGGACACAACGCGGGCGGGCAAGTGATGCCTGTTTGGGATCTCGCGTCGCTGCAGGGCGCGGGCGCGCTGCGATCGACCGCGGGGGACATGCTCCGATATCTGACGGCCAACATCGCCGCGGACGTGGACTCCGCGTCGAAGCGGCCGCTCGCGGCGGCGCTGCGGCTGGCGCACGAGCCCAGGCGCGAGGTGGGCGCGGGAGCCGACGCCGGACTCGCCTGGATACGGGCCACGATCACGGGCGGGGCGAAGATGTTCTTTCACGACGGTGGCACGGGTGGGCACCGCTCTTACGCCGCGTTCGATCCCGTACGGCGGGTGGCGGTGATCGTGCTGTCCGCTTCGGCGGCCGACGTCACCGATATCGGGCGGCATCTGCTGGACGACGCGTATCCGGTGGTCCGCGAGCGGGTGGCGGTGACGCTCCCCGAGACCTCACTCGAGGGACTGGTGGGCGAATACGCCCTCACGCCCGAGTTCCACATCACCATCACGCGCGAAGGCTCGCAGATGTATCTCCAGGCCACCGGTCAGCCGCGATTCCCGCTGTACGCCGAATCGGAGGACAGCTTCTTTCTGCGAGTGGTGGAGGCGCAGGTCGCCTTCACGCGCGGCCCGGATGGGAGGGCAACGACGCTCACCCTCCATCAGGGCGGCGCCAGCACACCGGCACCGCGGGTGAGATAGACACCGATCGCCTACGGCGACGGCGCCACGCGCTTAGCCCGCAGGAGGAGGTTGGGGGACGTAACCGAACGCGGCCAGGCGCTGGCCGGATGCCTCATAAGCTGCAGCCGGCATGTCGCTCACGCCGGTCGCGTCGATCCACTTGTTGTAGAAGTTGAACAGAGAGCACACGGTGATCGCATCGTACACTGCTTCCTCGGTCCACCCCGCCGCCACCACCGCCTGCACGTCCTCCTTCTCAAGGCGACTGGATTCCCGATTCATCTTCTCCAGAAAAGCGAACATAGCCTTCTCCCGCGCGCTTATCGGCGC from Gemmatimonadaceae bacterium includes:
- a CDS encoding RNA polymerase sigma factor RpoD/SigA codes for the protein MAEVKRRRRTTTPAGIGTTEPDRDILDQYLYEVSTYPLLKGTEELDLARLIRAGDQDALQELVKRNLRFVISVAKKYQNRGLPLIDLIGEGNVGLLTAARKFDPDQGVKFISYAVWWIRQAILSSLARQGRTVRVPLNRTADLSRIIKASEILRQKMRREPTPNELAQLTGLSVDVVQSLAALNTGDVRLDAPMDPEGDRSLIERFVADEMPDTEEEAMSRFLNDEIETALSTLPPRDAKVLRLYFGLEGGREHTLEEIGSMLGVTRERVRQLRDRALKRLREGEVGRALGSFAA
- a CDS encoding serine hydrolase, with the protein product MRPIARSLALAVSCLLPGACASATAGRPAQPADAVVRSTVSLLPDSAIAAILRQRVESGKTPGIVVGVLDAAGTRFVSHGTGLPGATEVDSATLFEIGSITKTFTSAILADMVVRGEVALDDPVAKYLPAGTRVPASGDRQITLVDLATHFSGLPRLPSNLSPRDIANPYVDYTADKLYAFLAAHELRRAPGDRFEYSNLGAGLLGHALTLRAGTDYETLVRTRVLGPLGMTDTRITLTPADSARLAAGHNAGGQVMPVWDLASLQGAGALRSTAGDMLRYLTANIAADVDSASKRPLAAALRLAHEPRREVGAGADAGLAWIRATITGGAKMFFHDGGTGGHRSYAAFDPVRRVAVIVLSASAADVTDIGRHLLDDAYPVVRERVAVTLPETSLEGLVGEYALTPEFHITITREGSQMYLQATGQPRFPLYAESEDSFFLRVVEAQVAFTRGPDGRATTLTLHQGGASTPAPRVR